The proteins below are encoded in one region of Paenacidovorax monticola:
- a CDS encoding FAD-binding oxidoreductase translates to MNAPAAAHHLLPEFHPQPVPQALLDALAARFGAQCSTALAVREQHGRDEGSIQAPPPAAVVFAENTQDVADAIRLAGAHGVPVIPYGAGSSLEGHLLAVQGGISIDVGRMNRVLSVNADDLTVTVQPGITRKQLNEAIKDTGLFFPIDPGADASIGGMAATRASGTNAVRYGTMRENVLALEAVTASGEVIHTGTRAKKSAAGYDLTRLLVGSEGTLGIMTEITVRLYPLPEAVSAAICSFPSIEAAVRTVIQTIQLGVPIARVELIDANTVRMVNAHSKLTLREEPMLLMEFHGTPAGVQEQAETVQELAGEQGGNAFEWATTPEERTRLWTARHNAYFAAVQSRPGCRAISTDTCVPISRLADCLLDSVAEADASGIPYFLVGHVGDGNFHFGYLIDPNDAQEREKAEALNHQLVARALRLGGTCTGEHGVGIHKMGFLLDETGAGAVEMMRAIKRALDPQNILNPGKIFAL, encoded by the coding sequence ATGAACGCCCCCGCCGCCGCCCACCACCTGCTGCCCGAATTCCATCCCCAGCCCGTGCCCCAGGCCCTGCTGGATGCGCTCGCGGCGCGCTTCGGCGCGCAGTGCTCCACGGCCCTGGCCGTGCGCGAGCAGCATGGCCGCGATGAGGGCTCGATCCAGGCCCCGCCGCCCGCGGCCGTGGTGTTTGCCGAGAACACCCAGGACGTTGCCGACGCGATACGCCTGGCCGGCGCGCACGGCGTGCCGGTGATCCCCTACGGCGCGGGCTCGTCGCTCGAAGGCCACCTGCTCGCCGTGCAGGGCGGCATCAGCATCGACGTGGGCCGCATGAACCGCGTGCTCAGCGTGAACGCCGACGACCTCACCGTGACCGTGCAGCCCGGCATCACGCGCAAGCAGCTCAACGAGGCGATCAAGGACACGGGCCTGTTCTTCCCCATCGATCCCGGCGCCGACGCGAGCATCGGCGGCATGGCCGCCACGCGCGCAAGCGGCACCAACGCCGTGCGCTACGGCACCATGCGCGAGAACGTGCTCGCACTCGAGGCGGTCACGGCCAGCGGCGAGGTGATCCACACCGGCACGCGCGCCAAGAAGAGCGCGGCGGGCTACGACCTCACGCGCCTGCTGGTGGGCAGCGAGGGCACGCTGGGCATCATGACCGAGATCACCGTGCGCCTGTACCCGCTGCCCGAGGCGGTGAGCGCCGCGATCTGCTCGTTCCCGAGCATCGAGGCCGCCGTGCGCACCGTGATCCAGACCATCCAGCTCGGCGTGCCGATCGCGCGCGTGGAGCTCATCGACGCCAACACCGTGCGCATGGTCAACGCCCACAGCAAGCTCACGCTGCGCGAGGAGCCCATGCTGCTCATGGAGTTCCACGGCACGCCCGCGGGCGTGCAGGAGCAGGCCGAGACGGTGCAGGAGCTCGCCGGCGAGCAGGGCGGCAATGCGTTCGAATGGGCCACCACGCCCGAGGAGCGCACGCGCCTGTGGACCGCGCGGCACAACGCCTACTTCGCGGCCGTGCAGTCGCGCCCGGGCTGCCGCGCGATCAGCACCGACACCTGCGTGCCCATCAGCCGCCTGGCCGACTGCCTGCTCGACTCCGTGGCCGAGGCCGACGCCAGCGGCATCCCCTACTTCCTCGTGGGCCATGTGGGCGACGGCAACTTCCACTTCGGCTACCTGATCGACCCGAACGATGCCCAGGAGCGCGAGAAGGCCGAGGCGCTGAACCACCAGCTCGTGGCGCGCGCGCTGCGCCTGGGCGGCACCTGCACGGGCGAGCATGGCGTGGGCATCCACAAGATGGGTTTCCTGCTCGACGAGACGGGCGCGGGCGCCGTGGAGATGATGCGCGCCATCAAGCGCGCGCTGGACCCGCAGAACATCCTGAATCCGGGCAAGATCTTCGCGCTCTGA
- a CDS encoding transposase encodes MERSNFIEDQIAFALKQAELGMSVEEVYRKIDINDATFYVWCKKYGGVVGPSKPRGLCLLTEENRKFRQIVAGLSLDKAMLLAVVAKNCEAFAAPRVGARVDAAFRMQPAQCCALAEDVNRPG; translated from the coding sequence ATGGAGAGGAGCAATTTCATCGAGGATCAGATCGCCTTTGCGTTGAAGCAAGCGGAGCTGGGCATGAGCGTTGAGGAGGTTTACCGCAAGATCGACATCAACGACGCCACTTTCTACGTGTGGTGCAAGAAGTATGGCGGCGTGGTGGGCCCCTCGAAGCCGCGTGGGTTGTGCCTGCTTACAGAGGAGAACCGCAAGTTCCGGCAGATCGTGGCTGGTCTGAGCCTGGACAAGGCGATGCTGCTGGCGGTCGTTGCAAAAAACTGTGAGGCCTTTGCAGCGCCGCGCGTTGGTGCCCGGGTTGATGCAGCGTTTCGGATGCAGCCAGCGCAATGCTGTGCGCTTGCTGAAGATGTGAATCGCCCCGGCTGA
- a CDS encoding sigma-54-dependent Fis family transcriptional regulator, translated as MLTTTALKDHREPMERFMRIARGGMETLFGQIRDAGYVVLLTDTHGVAVDFIGNPLFDQDWRRAGLWLGSCWTEEKEGTCAVALANLEQRAITVHHAEHFRAPNQRLTCSAVPIFAPDGRPLAVLDASAMESPDDRRSQHLVLQMVRSAARMAEDANFLHEFEHHHVLRLARRRDFVEVSADGMVALDEAGRIMAISQSLREQGVLIADVGRSIEAVFDQRFEQVADAAQHGGYPLAMRYLPTGTQCFALVRPPRRRPIAAPAAPRPAAPAAGPVDVDALQAIAGHDPQMQTNARQALRVLDKGLAILLRGESGSGKEAFAKAMHEASARRAQPFVAVNCAAIPETLIESELFGYREGAFTGARAKGARGKIAQAHGGTLFLDEIGDMPQAMQTRLLRVLAEREVTPLGSEQPIAVDVQLICATHRDLREMVAQGQFRLDLFYRLNSVTLALPALRERADKALLIDRLLHEDGQQLYGRAVAITEAARGLLLRYDWPGNIRQLKNVLRTAMALSGGEAVAPEYLPAEVHGSGPPLLPPERMLSLGGAEADIDAEMPLHEAKGERGTLLQALKAHQWNVTETARSLGMCRATVYRHMQKWDIVSPNRLGH; from the coding sequence GTGCTGACCACTACCGCGCTCAAGGACCATCGCGAACCAATGGAGCGCTTCATGCGCATCGCGCGCGGCGGCATGGAGACGCTGTTCGGCCAGATCCGCGATGCGGGCTATGTGGTGCTGCTGACCGACACGCACGGCGTGGCGGTGGATTTCATCGGCAACCCGCTGTTCGACCAGGACTGGCGCCGCGCTGGGCTGTGGCTGGGCAGCTGCTGGACCGAGGAGAAGGAGGGCACCTGCGCGGTGGCGCTGGCCAACCTCGAGCAGCGCGCCATCACCGTGCACCATGCGGAGCATTTCCGCGCGCCCAACCAGCGGCTGACCTGCAGCGCCGTGCCCATCTTTGCGCCCGACGGGCGGCCGCTGGCGGTGCTCGACGCCTCGGCGATGGAGTCTCCCGACGACCGGCGCAGCCAGCACCTGGTGCTGCAGATGGTGCGTTCGGCGGCCCGCATGGCCGAGGACGCGAACTTCCTGCATGAGTTCGAGCACCACCACGTGCTCAGGCTCGCGCGGCGGCGCGACTTCGTCGAGGTCTCGGCCGATGGCATGGTCGCGCTAGACGAAGCGGGCCGCATCATGGCCATCAGCCAGTCGCTGCGCGAGCAGGGTGTGTTGATCGCTGATGTGGGCCGTAGCATCGAGGCCGTGTTCGATCAGCGCTTCGAGCAGGTGGCTGATGCGGCGCAGCACGGCGGCTACCCGCTGGCCATGCGCTACCTGCCGACAGGCACCCAGTGCTTTGCGCTGGTGCGGCCGCCGCGCCGCCGGCCCATTGCGGCACCGGCGGCCCCGCGCCCGGCAGCGCCTGCCGCGGGGCCGGTGGATGTGGATGCGCTGCAGGCGATCGCCGGCCACGATCCGCAGATGCAGACCAACGCGCGCCAGGCGCTGCGCGTGCTCGACAAAGGGCTGGCCATTCTGCTGCGCGGTGAGTCGGGCTCGGGCAAGGAGGCCTTCGCCAAGGCCATGCACGAGGCCAGCGCGCGCCGGGCCCAGCCCTTCGTGGCGGTCAACTGCGCGGCGATTCCCGAGACGCTGATCGAGAGCGAGCTGTTCGGCTACCGCGAAGGCGCCTTCACCGGCGCGCGCGCCAAGGGGGCGCGCGGCAAGATCGCGCAGGCGCATGGCGGCACGCTGTTCCTCGACGAGATCGGCGACATGCCGCAGGCCATGCAGACGCGGCTGCTGCGCGTGCTGGCCGAGCGCGAGGTCACGCCGCTGGGTTCGGAGCAGCCCATCGCCGTCGATGTGCAGCTAATCTGCGCCACGCACCGCGACCTGCGCGAGATGGTGGCGCAGGGCCAGTTCCGGCTCGACCTGTTCTACCGGCTCAACAGCGTGACGCTGGCGCTGCCGGCGCTGCGCGAGCGTGCCGACAAGGCACTGCTGATCGACCGGCTGCTGCACGAGGACGGCCAGCAGCTCTACGGCCGCGCCGTGGCCATCACCGAGGCGGCCCGTGGCCTGCTGCTGCGCTACGACTGGCCTGGCAATATCCGCCAGCTCAAGAACGTGCTGCGCACGGCAATGGCGCTGAGCGGCGGCGAGGCCGTGGCCCCCGAGTACCTGCCGGCCGAGGTGCATGGTTCCGGGCCACCGTTGCTGCCGCCCGAGCGCATGCTGTCGCTGGGCGGCGCCGAGGCAGATATCGATGCCGAGATGCCGCTGCACGAGGCCAAAGGCGAGCGCGGCACACTGCTGCAGGCGCTGAAGGCCCATCAGTGGAACGTGACCGAGACCGCGCGCAGCCTGGGCATGTGCCGCGCCACGGTGTACCGGCATATGCAGAAATGGGACATCGTCAGCCCTAACAGGCTGGGACATTGA
- a CDS encoding NAD(+)/NADH kinase → MDGMIAVHPLAIGVIANPSSGRDLRRLFSWGSTSSMAEKINAMLRLLTSAGALGITEAWLMPDSSGLAREVQSRARQARLRQASMPEIRLLDMLPSNSARDSTNAAALMAGIGVRAIAVLGGDGTHRAVARGCGEVPLVTLSTGTNNAFPERFDATLTGMAAALVATGRAGDDVGVRRNKRLMVRGRGLEDMALVDIAVSRQDATGAGAVDCAQDLQELFVSFCEPGVIGLASVAALLEPTGRDCAHGLHLRMVAGAPCSVQAPLMPGMLAEVGVGSLARLQPGVPVAISATRGTLALDGERSIEIAAHAPLTVTLDGLGPRSIMVEAVLRQAAVANRLKLG, encoded by the coding sequence ATGGACGGCATGATTGCTGTACACCCTCTCGCCATCGGCGTCATCGCCAACCCTTCTTCGGGCCGCGATCTGCGGCGGCTGTTCTCCTGGGGCAGCACCTCCTCGATGGCGGAGAAGATCAACGCCATGCTACGCCTGCTGACCTCCGCGGGCGCGCTGGGCATTACCGAGGCTTGGTTGATGCCTGACAGCTCGGGCCTGGCGCGCGAGGTGCAGTCCCGGGCACGGCAGGCGCGACTGCGCCAGGCGTCCATGCCTGAGATCAGGCTCCTGGATATGTTGCCGAGCAACAGCGCCCGGGACAGCACGAATGCCGCCGCGCTGATGGCTGGAATCGGCGTGCGTGCCATCGCCGTACTGGGCGGCGACGGTACCCACCGCGCGGTGGCCCGGGGCTGTGGCGAGGTGCCTTTGGTAACGCTGTCAACCGGCACCAACAATGCTTTTCCCGAACGCTTCGACGCCACGCTGACTGGCATGGCCGCCGCGCTCGTTGCCACTGGCCGCGCGGGCGACGACGTGGGCGTGCGGCGCAACAAACGGCTGATGGTGCGCGGCCGCGGGCTGGAGGACATGGCGCTGGTGGATATCGCCGTCTCGCGCCAGGACGCCACCGGCGCCGGCGCGGTGGACTGCGCCCAGGATCTGCAGGAGCTGTTCGTGAGCTTCTGCGAGCCCGGCGTGATTGGCCTGGCCTCCGTGGCCGCGCTGCTGGAGCCCACCGGCCGCGACTGCGCCCATGGCCTGCACCTGCGCATGGTAGCTGGCGCCCCCTGCTCCGTGCAGGCGCCGCTGATGCCAGGCATGCTAGCCGAGGTGGGCGTGGGCAGCCTGGCCCGCCTGCAGCCCGGCGTGCCGGTGGCCATATCGGCCACCCGAGGCACGCTGGCGCTCGACGGCGAGCGCAGCATCGAGATCGCCGCCCATGCGCCGCTGACGGTGACGCTGGACGGCCTTGGCCCGCGCAGCATCATGGTCGAAGCGGTGCTGCGGCAGGCCGCTGTGGCCAACCGGTTGAAGCTGGGCTGA
- a CDS encoding alpha/beta fold hydrolase: MKLSCRSYPGGDAGCAPLVLLHGLFGSAAQWHHIAAPLSARTRVLAVDLRNHGLSPHTDAMDYESMAEDLRELLDAQGIARARIAGHSMGGKVAMAFALRHPRRTEALAVLDIAPARYHDPFSALVCAALRLDLAAAHSRQDADRQLERFVPSARLRAMLLQNLAWRDGRLAWRIHWLGIGGSLPQLLDFPAALQRVPSAVDALFVRGDASDYVLPRHEDAIHALFLRARIEDLADAGHWLHADQPAALVQLLAEWLERPAAAPFSPASTGWPQRPAAAPLRP, from the coding sequence ATGAAGCTGTCCTGCCGCAGCTACCCGGGTGGCGACGCCGGCTGCGCGCCGCTGGTGCTGCTGCACGGCCTGTTCGGCAGCGCCGCGCAGTGGCACCACATCGCGGCGCCGTTGTCGGCGCGCACGCGCGTGCTGGCGGTGGACTTGCGCAACCACGGCCTGTCGCCGCACACCGATGCCATGGACTACGAAAGCATGGCCGAAGACCTGCGCGAGCTGCTCGACGCCCAGGGCATCGCCCGGGCCCGCATCGCGGGCCACAGCATGGGCGGCAAGGTGGCCATGGCGTTCGCGCTGCGGCACCCCAGGCGCACCGAGGCGCTGGCCGTGCTCGACATCGCGCCGGCCCGCTACCACGACCCTTTCTCGGCTCTGGTCTGCGCCGCGCTGCGGCTGGACCTGGCCGCCGCCCATTCGCGGCAGGACGCCGACCGCCAGCTCGAACGCTTCGTGCCCTCGGCCCGGCTGCGCGCGATGCTGCTGCAGAACCTGGCCTGGCGCGACGGGCGGCTGGCCTGGCGCATCCACTGGCTGGGCATAGGCGGCTCGCTGCCGCAGCTGCTGGACTTTCCGGCCGCGCTGCAGCGCGTGCCCAGCGCCGTCGATGCGCTGTTCGTGCGCGGCGATGCCTCGGACTATGTGCTGCCGCGCCACGAGGACGCGATCCACGCACTGTTCCTGCGGGCGCGGATCGAAGACCTCGCGGACGCGGGCCACTGGCTGCACGCCGACCAGCCCGCGGCGCTGGTGCAACTGCTGGCCGAGTGGCTGGAAAGGCCGGCCGCGGCCCCGTTCAGCCCAGCTTCAACCGGTTGGCCACAGCGGCCTGCCGCAGCACCGCTTCGACCATGA
- a CDS encoding GMC family oxidoreductase yields MTDQAKFSLNDDSVVVIVGSGAGGGTLANELAQRGVKCVVLEAGKHYTQADFENDEWAMFNKISWLDKRISAGGWHHTQTYPNLPAWIVKGVGGSTVHWSGVALRFQEHDFHTRTTYGAIEGANVLDWPITLAELEPYYDLAEKKMGVSGSKASGLPPMPPNNHYKVIEAGAKKVGYKHIVRPAASNSEPYDGRPGCQQIGFCMQGCKIGAKWSTLYTEVPRAQATGNVELRPESMVLQIQHDKEGRANGVLYVDGKGRRQLQKARVVCVAGNSIESPRLLLNSASSLFTNGLANSSGQVGKNYMNHATAAAVSIHKKPVYMYRGFDIAAVVADEVPLDTKRGFVGGYYLEGLAIHLPYTAAFMKPGGWGRDFASAMEAYDHMSCVWVCGEDLAREQNSITLHPSEKDQYGLPVPIVTKTYHANDDKITAHGLVQWRKLSEAVGATRVIDMPAYPASHNMGTNRMSAKAADGVVNKWGQAHDVKNLFISDGSQFTSSAAANPTLTIVALAIRQAEYIAGAMQRREL; encoded by the coding sequence ATGACCGATCAGGCAAAGTTCTCTCTCAACGATGACAGCGTCGTCGTGATCGTGGGCTCGGGTGCGGGCGGCGGCACGCTGGCCAACGAACTGGCGCAGCGCGGCGTCAAATGCGTGGTTCTGGAAGCCGGAAAGCACTACACGCAGGCCGACTTCGAGAACGACGAGTGGGCCATGTTCAACAAGATCTCGTGGCTGGACAAGCGCATCTCGGCCGGCGGCTGGCACCACACCCAGACCTATCCGAACCTGCCGGCCTGGATCGTCAAGGGCGTGGGCGGCTCCACGGTGCACTGGTCGGGCGTGGCGCTGCGCTTCCAGGAGCACGACTTCCATACCCGAACGACCTACGGCGCCATCGAGGGCGCGAACGTGCTCGACTGGCCGATCACGCTGGCCGAGTTGGAGCCGTACTACGACCTGGCCGAGAAGAAGATGGGCGTGAGCGGCAGCAAGGCTAGCGGCCTGCCGCCCATGCCGCCCAACAATCACTACAAGGTGATCGAGGCCGGCGCAAAGAAGGTGGGCTACAAGCACATCGTGCGCCCGGCGGCGTCGAACTCCGAACCCTACGATGGCCGGCCCGGCTGCCAGCAGATCGGCTTTTGCATGCAGGGCTGCAAGATCGGCGCCAAGTGGTCCACGCTGTACACCGAGGTGCCGCGCGCCCAGGCCACGGGCAATGTCGAGCTGCGGCCCGAATCCATGGTGCTGCAGATCCAGCACGACAAGGAAGGCCGCGCCAACGGCGTGCTCTACGTTGACGGCAAGGGCCGCCGCCAGCTGCAGAAGGCCCGCGTGGTCTGCGTGGCGGGCAACTCCATCGAGTCGCCGCGGCTGCTGCTGAACTCGGCCTCGAGCCTGTTCACCAACGGCCTGGCCAATTCCTCGGGCCAGGTGGGCAAGAACTACATGAACCACGCCACGGCCGCGGCGGTGTCCATCCACAAGAAGCCGGTCTACATGTACCGCGGCTTCGACATCGCGGCCGTGGTGGCCGACGAAGTGCCGCTGGACACCAAGCGCGGCTTCGTCGGCGGCTACTACCTCGAGGGCCTGGCCATCCACCTGCCGTACACGGCGGCTTTCATGAAGCCCGGCGGCTGGGGGCGCGACTTCGCCTCGGCCATGGAGGCCTACGACCACATGAGCTGCGTCTGGGTCTGCGGCGAGGACCTGGCGCGCGAGCAGAACTCGATCACGCTGCATCCCTCCGAGAAGGACCAGTACGGCCTGCCCGTGCCCATCGTGACCAAGACCTACCACGCCAACGACGACAAGATCACCGCCCACGGCCTGGTGCAGTGGCGCAAGCTGTCCGAGGCAGTGGGCGCGACGCGCGTGATCGACATGCCGGCCTATCCGGCCAGCCACAACATGGGCACCAACCGCATGAGCGCCAAGGCCGCCGACGGCGTGGTCAACAAGTGGGGCCAGGCGCACGATGTGAAGAACCTCTTCATCTCGGACGGCAGCCAGTTCACCTCCAGCGCCGCGGCCAACCCCACGCTGACCATCGTGGCGCTGGCGATCCGGCAGGCGGAGTACATCGCCGGGGCTATGCAGCGGCGCGAGCTGTGA
- a CDS encoding gluconate 2-dehydrogenase subunit 3 family protein — translation MKHPKDPSAPGTMRVLDKQPTLQRRSFLRGGGLGAIGITVIPVASLAASKDVAARQSFRHLGAATGRTLVRMARDIYPHDKLADTFYVEAVAPYDAASAKDKGVKKLLADGVKDLDQRARQRCGVPYAEVKTEDERVALLKDIEATPFFKKVQGDLVTGLYNNKKLWPLFGYEGSAWEKGGYVNRGFDDIDWL, via the coding sequence ATGAAACACCCGAAAGACCCATCGGCCCCCGGCACCATGCGCGTGCTGGACAAGCAGCCCACGCTGCAGCGGCGCAGCTTTCTGCGCGGCGGCGGCCTCGGGGCCATCGGCATCACGGTCATTCCCGTGGCCAGCCTCGCGGCCTCGAAGGACGTGGCGGCCCGGCAGAGCTTTCGCCACCTGGGCGCTGCCACCGGCCGGACGCTGGTGCGCATGGCGCGCGACATCTACCCGCACGACAAGCTGGCCGACACGTTCTATGTCGAGGCCGTGGCGCCGTACGACGCGGCATCCGCCAAGGACAAGGGCGTGAAGAAGCTGCTGGCCGACGGCGTGAAGGACCTGGACCAGCGCGCCCGCCAGCGCTGCGGCGTGCCCTATGCCGAGGTGAAGACCGAGGACGAGCGCGTGGCCCTGCTCAAGGACATCGAGGCCACACCCTTCTTCAAGAAGGTGCAGGGCGACCTGGTTACCGGCCTCTACAACAACAAGAAGCTGTGGCCGCTGTTCGGCTACGAGGGTTCGGCCTGGGAAAAGGGCGGCTATGTGAACCGCGGCTTCGACGACATCGACTGGCTCTGA
- a CDS encoding lipoate--protein ligase family protein gives MTAPLPSLTPPEAVREQLWNEQQLAQPVAVPGFRLWRYREPAIVLGCSQRRLLAQADARMPVLLRQSGGGAVLTGPWMLGLSVALPPDHPLARQGLVASYRWLGEALAQVLRQGGVDAQALAPEALRAMPAAQHTAVDWACFGGLSPWEVLAGGRKIAGLAQVRRASGVLLVGGVLLQPSPWRLMCEALGCAAADARTLADTTISAGEAVPHFDGHAYALRLERVLAATLEPEASLP, from the coding sequence ATGACTGCACCCCTCCCATCGTTGACGCCGCCCGAGGCCGTGCGCGAGCAACTGTGGAACGAGCAGCAGCTCGCCCAGCCGGTGGCCGTGCCCGGCTTTCGCCTCTGGCGCTACCGGGAGCCGGCCATCGTGCTCGGCTGCTCGCAGCGCCGGCTGCTGGCGCAGGCGGATGCCCGGATGCCGGTGCTGCTGCGCCAGTCCGGCGGCGGCGCGGTGCTGACCGGGCCGTGGATGCTGGGCCTGTCGGTGGCACTGCCGCCGGACCACCCGCTGGCCCGCCAGGGCCTGGTCGCCAGCTACCGCTGGCTGGGCGAGGCCCTGGCCCAGGTGCTGCGGCAGGGCGGGGTGGACGCACAGGCCCTGGCGCCCGAGGCGCTGCGCGCCATGCCTGCGGCGCAGCACACGGCGGTGGACTGGGCCTGCTTCGGCGGCCTGTCGCCCTGGGAGGTGCTGGCCGGCGGCCGCAAGATCGCCGGCCTGGCCCAGGTGCGCCGCGCCAGCGGCGTGCTGCTGGTGGGCGGGGTGCTGCTGCAGCCCTCGCCGTGGCGGCTGATGTGCGAGGCCCTGGGCTGCGCGGCCGCCGATGCCAGGACCCTGGCCGATACCACCATCAGCGCCGGGGAAGCCGTGCCGCATTTCGACGGCCACGCCTATGCCTTGCGGCTGGAGCGGGTGCTGGCCGCAACCCTGGAGCCGGAGGCCAGCCTTCCCTGA
- a CDS encoding dihydrolipoamide acetyltransferase family protein — translation MSTAVAEAGVAGIAGIPLKGLRGAIARNMAVGWQAPRVAMGVDVDVSACQAWLRAHPMAEGGARPTITACVLRATALALSKHPRMNALLKDNVIECQGTVNLGLAVALDEGLMVPVIRDAETKRVAQLAQETRELAAGARAGKLSPKAYQGASFTVTNLGMTGIDWFTPVLNAPQVGILGVSSVRERAVVQDGKLGIAAITTLTLVFDHRAIDGYPAAQFLQAVKAHLEAPDSL, via the coding sequence GGGCCTGCGCGGCGCCATCGCCCGCAACATGGCCGTGGGCTGGCAGGCGCCGCGCGTGGCCATGGGCGTGGATGTCGATGTCTCGGCCTGCCAGGCCTGGCTGCGGGCGCACCCGATGGCGGAGGGCGGGGCCAGGCCCACCATCACCGCCTGCGTGCTGCGCGCCACCGCGCTGGCGCTGTCCAAGCACCCGCGCATGAACGCGCTGCTCAAGGACAACGTCATCGAGTGCCAGGGCACTGTGAACCTGGGCCTGGCCGTGGCGCTGGACGAGGGGCTGATGGTGCCGGTGATCCGCGATGCCGAGACCAAGCGCGTGGCGCAGCTCGCGCAGGAGACGCGCGAGCTGGCAGCTGGCGCCCGCGCCGGCAAGCTGTCGCCCAAGGCCTACCAGGGCGCGAGCTTCACGGTCACCAACCTCGGCATGACCGGCATCGACTGGTTCACGCCGGTGCTGAACGCGCCGCAGGTAGGCATCCTGGGCGTGAGCAGCGTGCGCGAGCGCGCCGTGGTGCAGGACGGGAAGCTGGGCATTGCCGCCATCACGACGCTGACCCTGGTGTTCGACCACCGCGCCATCGACGGCTATCCGGCCGCGCAGTTCCTGCAGGCCGTCAAGGCCCACCTCGAAGCCCCCGATTCGCTGTAA